A region of Brevundimonas sp. NIBR10 DNA encodes the following proteins:
- a CDS encoding Ku protein — translation MAARPTWQGHLKLSLVTCPVALYTATSSSSEIHFNLINPETNNRIRMVPTDPDTGPVERSSLVRGYEVSKDEYVLFDDKDFDQVRLESTRTISIDKFVDETEIDRLYWDDPFYVVPEKGAGVEAFAVIRDAMQKQGKIALGQLVLRGKERQLALEVRGKGLVAYTLRAHEEVRDADDYFDDIPTVKADADMVEIAARIIAQKEADFDPTEFKDRYDDALRELIKSKTKGGKGVVEVEEPDDTNVIDLMEALRNSLKGSATGARKAPAKKAATRKPAAKKKAA, via the coding sequence ATGGCCGCACGACCCACCTGGCAGGGACATCTGAAGCTGTCGCTCGTCACCTGTCCGGTGGCGCTCTACACGGCGACGTCGTCGTCGAGCGAGATCCACTTCAACCTGATCAACCCCGAGACCAACAACCGCATCCGCATGGTCCCGACCGACCCGGATACCGGCCCGGTCGAACGCTCCAGCCTGGTCCGGGGATACGAGGTGTCCAAGGACGAATACGTCCTGTTCGACGACAAGGATTTCGATCAAGTTCGTCTGGAAAGCACCCGCACCATCTCGATCGACAAGTTCGTCGACGAGACCGAGATCGACCGGCTGTACTGGGACGATCCCTTCTATGTCGTGCCGGAAAAGGGTGCAGGAGTTGAAGCCTTTGCCGTCATCCGCGACGCCATGCAGAAACAGGGCAAGATCGCCCTGGGGCAGCTGGTGCTGCGCGGCAAGGAGCGTCAGCTGGCGCTGGAGGTGCGGGGCAAGGGGCTGGTCGCCTATACACTGCGGGCCCACGAGGAGGTCCGCGACGCCGACGACTATTTCGACGACATCCCCACGGTCAAGGCCGACGCCGACATGGTCGAGATCGCCGCCCGGATCATCGCCCAGAAGGAGGCCGACTTCGACCCGACCGAGTTCAAGGACCGCTACGACGACGCCCTGCGCGAACTGATCAAGTCCAAGACCAAGGGCGGCAAGGGGGTGGTCGAGGTCGAGGAGCCGGACGACACCAATGTCATCGACCTGATGGAAGCCTTGCGAAACAGTCTGAAGGGATCGGCGACGGGGGCGAGGAAAGCCCCGGCGAAAAAGGCGGCGACGAGGAAGCCGGCCGCGAAGAAGAAGGCGGCCTGA
- a CDS encoding DUF1295 domain-containing protein, which yields MLLALAFALIFMLVVMTTAWATVLKTGNAGWTDVFWTFGTGLTGVIVALSPWAWDVDGPSARQILVAVLVAVWSVRLGAYIAIRVARTREEDARYTMLKAEWGPTFGKRLFGLAIVQAPATTLLCASIAAAALRPGEGLTLTDYVGAVILAVAIAGEGIADQQMKAFKADPANRGRIMDKGLWGLSRHPNYVFEWFGWVAYPVMAIDLTANWPWGWAALIAPIVMYLILTRLTGVPPLEAAMLKSRGQAYVDYQNRVGAFFPRPSKAS from the coding sequence GTGCTGCTCGCCCTCGCCTTCGCCCTGATTTTCATGCTGGTCGTCATGACGACGGCCTGGGCCACCGTGCTCAAGACCGGCAATGCCGGCTGGACCGACGTGTTCTGGACCTTCGGCACCGGCCTGACCGGGGTCATCGTCGCCCTGTCGCCATGGGCCTGGGACGTCGATGGCCCGAGCGCGCGCCAGATCCTGGTCGCGGTCCTGGTCGCCGTCTGGTCCGTCCGACTGGGTGCCTACATCGCCATCCGCGTGGCCCGCACCAGGGAAGAAGACGCCCGCTACACCATGCTCAAGGCCGAGTGGGGCCCCACTTTCGGCAAGCGGCTGTTCGGTCTCGCCATCGTCCAGGCCCCGGCGACGACCCTGCTGTGCGCCTCCATCGCCGCGGCGGCCCTGCGCCCCGGCGAAGGCCTGACGCTGACCGACTATGTCGGCGCCGTGATCCTGGCCGTCGCCATCGCGGGCGAGGGCATCGCCGACCAGCAGATGAAGGCCTTCAAGGCCGACCCCGCCAACAGGGGCCGGATCATGGACAAGGGCCTGTGGGGCCTGTCGCGCCATCCCAACTATGTCTTCGAATGGTTCGGCTGGGTCGCATACCCCGTCATGGCCATCGACCTGACCGCAAACTGGCCCTGGGGCTGGGCCGCCCTGATCGCGCCGATCGTCATGTATCTGATCCTGACCCGCCTGACCGGCGTGCCCCCGCTGGAGGCCGCCATGCTGAAGTCGCGCGGCCAGGCCTACGTCGATTACCAGAACCGCGTCGGGGCCTTCTTCCCCCGCCCTTCCAAAGCCTCCTGA
- a CDS encoding alpha/beta hydrolase produces the protein MRIDRRSLFGFAAAVAGGASAPSALAQMRPGPLLAPPDPTEVWKLWPNGAPGGERVTVTPVVTERSTDPAFHDRFAQYTTDPILTVMRPITPNGASMILIPGGGYKWSVVDKEGMDVARVFAEAGVTCFVLRYRLPADGWAAGAEAPLQDAQRAVRMVRSRAAEFGLDPARVAVLGASAGGHLAGWATAETTAAYTPVDAHDEVSLRPDFSILMYPVATMADPFVHAGSREQLLGTAPSPERIKAHSLEEMDWTGAPPVWLIHAIDDASVVVENSLNLLSALRRAKVPAEAHLFEEGGHGFGVRLIAGKPADTWPEIALRFGKRHGWVA, from the coding sequence ATGAGGATCGATCGCCGCAGCCTGTTCGGGTTCGCCGCCGCCGTGGCCGGGGGAGCGTCTGCCCCGTCAGCCCTGGCCCAGATGAGGCCGGGGCCGCTGCTGGCCCCGCCGGACCCGACCGAGGTGTGGAAACTGTGGCCGAACGGTGCGCCGGGCGGGGAGCGGGTCACGGTCACGCCGGTCGTCACTGAGCGGTCGACGGACCCGGCCTTCCATGACCGGTTCGCCCAGTACACGACCGACCCGATCCTGACGGTCATGCGGCCGATCACGCCGAACGGGGCGTCGATGATCCTGATCCCCGGGGGCGGGTACAAATGGTCCGTCGTGGACAAGGAAGGGATGGATGTCGCGCGAGTCTTCGCCGAAGCCGGGGTGACCTGTTTCGTGCTGCGCTATCGCCTGCCCGCGGACGGCTGGGCAGCGGGGGCCGAGGCGCCGTTGCAGGACGCGCAGAGGGCGGTGCGGATGGTGCGGTCGCGGGCCGCCGAGTTCGGATTGGACCCGGCGCGGGTGGCGGTGCTGGGGGCCTCGGCCGGGGGGCATCTGGCGGGATGGGCGACGGCCGAGACGACGGCGGCCTACACGCCGGTGGACGCCCATGACGAAGTGTCGTTGCGGCCGGATTTCAGTATCCTGATGTATCCGGTGGCGACCATGGCCGATCCGTTCGTCCATGCGGGGTCGCGCGAGCAGTTGCTGGGGACCGCGCCTTCGCCGGAGCGGATCAAGGCCCATTCGCTGGAGGAGATGGACTGGACGGGCGCGCCGCCGGTCTGGTTGATCCACGCCATCGACGATGCGTCGGTGGTGGTCGAGAACAGTCTGAACCTGCTGTCAGCCCTGCGGCGCGCCAAGGTGCCGGCCGAGGCCCATCTGTTCGAGGAAGGCGGCCACGGCTTCGGGGTGCGCCTGATCGCCGGAAAGCCCGCCGACACCTGGCCCGAGATCGCGCTGCGGTTCGGAAAAAGGCATGGGTGGGTGGCGTAG
- a CDS encoding DUF2177 family protein translates to MLKYIAAYGSSAIAMLVLDVVWLTMMGDRLYRPVLGDWMRTKVDFVAAGAFYFIFLFGITFLAVVPALNEQSWSRAAINGAVFGFVAYATYDLTNQATLTRWALHITLADMAWGTFISCTAALAGYFGSRLLVR, encoded by the coding sequence ATGCTGAAATACATCGCCGCCTATGGATCGTCCGCGATCGCCATGCTGGTGCTCGACGTGGTCTGGCTGACCATGATGGGCGACAGGCTTTATCGCCCCGTGCTCGGCGACTGGATGCGCACCAAGGTCGACTTCGTCGCGGCCGGGGCCTTTTATTTCATCTTCCTCTTCGGGATCACATTCCTGGCCGTCGTCCCGGCCCTGAACGAACAGAGCTGGAGCCGGGCGGCGATCAACGGGGCGGTGTTCGGCTTCGTGGCCTATGCGACCTATGACCTCACCAACCAGGCGACCCTGACGCGGTGGGCCCTGCACATCACCCTCGCCGACATGGCGTGGGGGACCTTCATCAGTTGCACGGCCGCGCTCGCGGGCTATTTCGGATCGCGCCTGCTGGTGCGCTGA
- a CDS encoding FAD-dependent oxidoreductase, whose product MYDRIPPHQEPSSVRRRLAVVGSGVSGLSAAWLLSQHHDVTLYESGDRVGGHACTVEAPDFDQRGSCMTAVDIGFIVYNEPNYPNFTALLDHLGVAAKPAHMSFAVSMEAGGFEYSSHGLKGLFAQKRNLANPKFWSMLADLKRFHREAEADLPELDQSLCSLGDYLDRKGYGQAFRDLHLLPQAAAIWSSSSRQMADYPAAAFVRFYRNHRLLEVDLKPNWKTVEGGSRSYVDALTRAFRGEVLLNHSVDLIERTPGRATILANGERRSYDGVVLACHSDQALAMLEHPTAEEARLLGAIRYSKNRVVLHRDTALMPRRKSAWAAWNYVGEQPVAGDAGQPSVTYWMTLLQGLAGDNLFVTLNPEREPAPATVLVDREFDHPIFNAAALAAQSELWSLQGVNDTWFAGAWFGSGFHEDGLQAGLAVAEAIGGVRRPWTVENESGRIPLTVPSPASAMALAAE is encoded by the coding sequence ATGTACGACCGCATCCCGCCGCATCAAGAGCCTTCGTCCGTCCGCCGCAGGCTGGCCGTCGTCGGATCAGGCGTGTCGGGCCTGTCGGCGGCCTGGCTGCTGTCGCAACATCATGACGTCACCTTGTACGAGTCCGGCGACCGGGTCGGCGGTCATGCCTGTACAGTTGAGGCGCCGGATTTCGATCAGCGCGGCTCCTGCATGACGGCGGTGGACATCGGCTTCATCGTCTACAACGAGCCCAACTATCCGAACTTCACAGCCCTGCTTGACCACCTCGGCGTCGCCGCCAAACCGGCCCATATGTCGTTCGCCGTGTCGATGGAGGCCGGCGGGTTCGAATATTCCAGCCATGGCCTGAAGGGTCTGTTCGCCCAGAAGCGCAACCTGGCAAACCCGAAATTCTGGAGCATGCTGGCCGACCTGAAACGCTTCCACCGCGAGGCCGAGGCCGACCTTCCCGAGCTGGATCAGTCCCTATGTTCCCTGGGCGACTACCTGGACCGCAAGGGCTATGGCCAGGCCTTCCGCGACCTGCATCTGCTGCCCCAGGCAGCGGCGATCTGGTCGTCCTCGTCGCGCCAGATGGCCGACTATCCGGCCGCCGCCTTCGTGCGTTTCTACCGCAACCATCGCCTGCTCGAGGTCGATCTCAAGCCCAACTGGAAGACGGTCGAGGGCGGCAGCCGCTCCTACGTCGACGCCTTGACCCGCGCCTTCCGGGGCGAGGTGCTGCTGAATCATTCGGTCGATCTGATCGAGCGGACGCCGGGCCGGGCGACGATCTTAGCCAACGGCGAGCGCCGATCCTATGACGGCGTCGTCCTGGCCTGTCATTCCGATCAGGCCCTGGCGATGCTGGAGCATCCGACGGCCGAAGAAGCGCGCCTGCTCGGGGCAATCCGCTACAGCAAGAACCGCGTCGTCCTGCACCGCGACACCGCCCTGATGCCCCGGCGCAAGTCCGCCTGGGCCGCCTGGAACTACGTCGGCGAACAACCGGTGGCGGGCGACGCGGGTCAGCCCAGCGTCACCTACTGGATGACCCTGTTGCAGGGTCTGGCCGGCGACAATCTGTTCGTCACCCTGAACCCCGAGCGCGAACCCGCCCCTGCGACCGTGCTGGTCGATCGCGAGTTCGATCACCCCATCTTCAACGCCGCCGCCCTGGCTGCGCAGAGCGAGCTGTGGTCGCTTCAGGGCGTCAACGACACCTGGTTCGCCGGGGCCTGGTTCGGCTCGGGTTTCCACGAGGACGGCCTCCAGGCCGGTCTCGCCGTCGCCGAGGCCATCGGCGGCGTGCGGCGTCCCTGGACGGTCGAGAACGAAAGCGGCCGCATCCCTCTGACCGTGCCGTCTCCCGCTTCTGCCATGGCGCTCGCGGCCGAATGA
- a CDS encoding sigma-70 family RNA polymerase sigma factor: MDADISRQTLTLNLRRVAGGDRSALQDVYDATSSKLFGVVLRILNDRSEAEDVLQEVYISVWSKAGTFDENRASPITWLATMARNRAIDRQRQVGRRTTRPIDDANEVPDDAEDGLGAVLRSEQTTRLDVCMDQLEDAQARAIRTAFFEGRTYEDVAKVFGVPTGTMKSWIRRSLMKLKACLGG; encoded by the coding sequence ATGGACGCCGACATCAGTCGTCAGACTTTGACCTTAAACCTGCGCCGCGTCGCCGGCGGTGACCGTTCCGCGCTTCAGGACGTCTATGACGCGACCTCGTCGAAACTATTCGGTGTGGTCCTTCGTATCTTGAACGATCGAAGCGAGGCCGAGGACGTGCTGCAGGAAGTCTATATCAGCGTCTGGTCAAAGGCGGGCACGTTCGACGAGAACCGTGCCAGCCCGATCACCTGGCTGGCGACCATGGCCCGCAACCGCGCCATCGACCGCCAGCGCCAGGTCGGCCGTCGCACCACCCGCCCCATCGATGACGCCAACGAGGTTCCGGACGATGCCGAGGACGGCCTGGGTGCCGTGCTTCGCTCGGAACAGACCACCCGGCTGGACGTCTGCATGGACCAGCTGGAGGACGCTCAGGCCAGGGCCATCCGCACCGCCTTCTTCGAGGGCCGCACCTATGAGGACGTGGCCAAGGTGTTCGGCGTCCCGACCGGCACGATGAAGAGCTGGATCCGCCGCTCCCTGATGAAGCTGAAGGCTTGCCTGGGCGGATGA
- a CDS encoding cyclopropane-fatty-acyl-phospholipid synthase family protein: MSLLANSVNKLQDAPFPDFVTRPAIALLVANARKALKTPPADVEAEFAREMAARPVAEHTDAANEQHYELPARFFELCLGKHRKYSSCFYESPTATLDQAEASALRITSEHADLHDGQAVLELGCGWGSLSLWMAEHYPNSTITAVSNSRSQKAFIDGEAARRGLTNLTIITADMNVFNIDRTFDRIVSVEMFEHMANWRALLTRAAGWLKADGRMFIHVFSHVDQPYRFEVSDDSDFIAQHFFTGGVMPSHGLMRQYSDILTIDDQWRWSGTHYQRTADHWLENMDANAEEVRAIMTEVYGDQAALWTRRWRRFYMATAGLFGDSDGTVWGVSHYRLKKP; encoded by the coding sequence ATGAGCCTGCTCGCCAACAGCGTCAACAAACTCCAGGACGCGCCGTTTCCGGACTTCGTGACCCGCCCCGCCATCGCCCTTCTGGTCGCCAATGCGCGCAAGGCGCTCAAGACCCCGCCCGCCGACGTCGAGGCCGAGTTCGCCCGCGAAATGGCCGCCCGACCGGTCGCGGAACACACCGACGCTGCCAACGAACAGCACTACGAACTGCCCGCCCGCTTCTTCGAACTGTGCCTGGGCAAGCACCGCAAATATTCCAGCTGCTTCTACGAATCCCCGACCGCGACCCTGGATCAGGCCGAGGCCAGCGCCCTACGGATCACCAGCGAACACGCGGACCTTCACGACGGCCAGGCCGTGCTCGAACTCGGCTGCGGCTGGGGCTCGCTGTCCCTGTGGATGGCCGAACACTATCCGAACTCGACCATCACGGCGGTGTCCAACTCGCGCAGCCAGAAGGCCTTCATCGACGGCGAGGCGGCCAGACGCGGCCTGACCAACCTGACCATCATCACTGCCGACATGAACGTCTTCAACATCGACCGCACCTTCGACCGGATCGTCTCGGTCGAGATGTTCGAGCACATGGCCAACTGGCGCGCCCTGCTGACCAGGGCGGCGGGATGGCTGAAGGCCGACGGCCGGATGTTCATCCACGTCTTCAGCCACGTCGACCAGCCCTACCGGTTCGAGGTCTCGGACGATTCAGATTTCATCGCCCAGCATTTCTTCACCGGCGGCGTCATGCCCAGCCACGGCCTGATGCGTCAGTATTCAGATATCCTGACCATCGACGACCAGTGGCGCTGGTCCGGCACCCACTACCAGCGTACCGCCGACCACTGGCTGGAAAACATGGACGCCAATGCCGAGGAGGTCCGCGCCATCATGACCGAAGTCTATGGCGACCAGGCCGCCCTGTGGACCCGGCGCTGGCGGCGTTTCTACATGGCCACCGCCGGCCTGTTCGGCGACTCGGACGGAACGGTCTGGGGCGTCAGCCACTATCGCCTGAAGAAGCCTTGA
- a CDS encoding anti-sigma factor — translation MTDTTDFPFPDERAAEYALGVLTAEERAAAERRIKSDAGFADQVADWDARLAPMIEAVPPVVPPRVVWLRIAAQLGLTRTPANDNDGFWGNIAIWRAGTAVFATAAAAAFAVVLLNPGATPIAPTPATPVPTIQPMSVGMLKSAEDGPVSFVVTLDRQNQKLIIAPISGAPEGHSFEMWMLPDGSPPVSMGSMDGAEVVVIDAARLLGVNPDNPPALAVSVEPRGGSPTGLPTGPVIASGALQPV, via the coding sequence ATGACAGACACAACCGACTTCCCCTTCCCCGACGAACGCGCTGCCGAATACGCATTGGGCGTGCTGACGGCCGAAGAACGCGCCGCCGCCGAGCGCCGCATCAAGTCCGACGCCGGTTTCGCCGATCAGGTCGCCGACTGGGACGCCCGCCTGGCCCCGATGATAGAGGCCGTGCCGCCGGTCGTGCCGCCGCGCGTCGTCTGGCTGCGCATCGCCGCGCAGCTGGGTCTGACCAGGACCCCGGCCAACGACAATGACGGCTTCTGGGGCAATATCGCCATCTGGCGCGCCGGCACCGCCGTCTTCGCCACGGCCGCCGCCGCCGCCTTTGCCGTCGTCCTGCTGAACCCCGGCGCGACCCCGATCGCCCCGACCCCGGCTACGCCCGTCCCGACGATCCAGCCCATGTCGGTCGGAATGCTCAAGTCGGCCGAGGACGGCCCGGTCAGTTTCGTCGTCACCCTGGATCGCCAGAACCAGAAGCTGATCATCGCCCCCATCTCCGGCGCGCCCGAGGGGCATTCGTTCGAGATGTGGATGCTGCCCGACGGTTCGCCACCGGTCTCCATGGGCTCCATGGACGGCGCCGAGGTCGTGGTCATCGACGCCGCCCGCCTGTTGGGCGTCAACCCCGACAACCCTCCGGCCCTCGCCGTCTCCGTCGAACCCCGCGGCGGCTCCCCCACCGGCCTCCCCACCGGCCCGGTCATCGCCAGCGGGGCGCTGCAGCCGGTCTAG
- a CDS encoding lipocalin family protein encodes MRKFRSIALAIALLAGSAGAALAQAPEPRATINLDRFMGRWYEIARTPNDRQSDCWAANQVWSRRNATSFSISQTCHRGSRTGRTTTINTTARVLDSATNAKWEASFFGGLIRQRYWVIDIAPDYSWMIATTADGQFPALLSRSPTMSAAQKTELIARMGRLGLPTRQLISR; translated from the coding sequence ATGCGTAAGTTCCGTTCCATAGCCCTCGCGATCGCCCTGCTGGCCGGATCGGCCGGTGCCGCCCTGGCCCAGGCCCCCGAACCGCGCGCGACCATAAATCTCGATCGCTTCATGGGCCGCTGGTACGAGATCGCCCGCACCCCGAACGATCGCCAAAGCGACTGTTGGGCCGCCAATCAGGTCTGGTCGCGCCGCAATGCCACCAGCTTCTCGATCAGCCAGACCTGCCATCGCGGCAGCCGCACGGGCCGGACGACGACCATCAACACGACCGCCCGCGTCCTCGACTCCGCCACCAACGCCAAATGGGAGGCCAGCTTCTTCGGCGGCCTGATCCGCCAGAGGTACTGGGTCATCGACATCGCCCCTGACTATTCGTGGATGATCGCCACGACCGCCGACGGCCAGTTCCCGGCCCTCCTGTCGCGCAGCCCGACCATGAGCGCCGCCCAGAAGACCGAGCTGATCGCCCGCATGGGCCGCCTCGGCCTGCCGACCCGCCAGCTGATCAGCCGATAG
- a CDS encoding cyclopropane-fatty-acyl-phospholipid synthase family protein — translation MTAPLVDDVQGRFGFDLPRPNRILLWAFRAADKDWQGRGLTMVMPDRQEHHFGPPSPDRAVLDIRDWGFIHRIVAGGAIGLAESYMADEWRTPDLARTLIVLADNFDRLGKLTQGNALVRAFNWVTHNLGRMNTRAGSKKNIVAHYDLGNDFYSRWLDPSMTYSSALWTQGSQSLEQAQHEKYAAVARSIDLQPHHRVLEIGCGWGGFAEYAAREIGCSIVGLTLSPAQQAFAVERMAKAGLSDRVEIRLQDYRDTAETFDRIVSIEMFEAVGEQWWPTYFKVVRDRLVPGGRAGLQIITIRENLFEAYRREVDFIQKYVFPGGMLPSEPRLNQETAAQGLVTTETRRFGADYARTLALWLKRFDETHSGMDATFDRLWRFYLAYCEAGFSTGRTDVVQVSLVRPN, via the coding sequence ATGACGGCTCCCCTGGTGGACGACGTTCAAGGCCGGTTCGGATTCGATCTGCCGAGACCGAACCGTATCCTGCTGTGGGCCTTTCGCGCCGCCGACAAGGACTGGCAGGGGCGTGGCCTGACCATGGTCATGCCCGATCGTCAGGAGCATCATTTCGGACCGCCGTCACCCGATCGGGCCGTGCTCGACATCCGCGATTGGGGCTTCATCCACCGGATCGTGGCCGGCGGGGCGATCGGCCTGGCTGAGAGCTATATGGCCGACGAGTGGCGCACCCCCGACCTTGCGCGGACCCTGATCGTGCTGGCGGACAATTTCGACCGGCTGGGCAAGCTGACCCAAGGGAACGCCCTGGTGCGGGCCTTCAACTGGGTCACGCACAATCTGGGGCGGATGAACACCCGGGCCGGATCGAAGAAGAACATCGTCGCCCACTATGACCTGGGCAACGACTTCTATTCGCGCTGGCTCGATCCGAGCATGACCTATTCGTCGGCGCTGTGGACGCAAGGCAGCCAGTCGCTGGAGCAGGCGCAACACGAGAAATACGCGGCCGTGGCCCGGTCCATCGACCTGCAGCCCCACCACCGGGTGCTCGAGATCGGTTGCGGCTGGGGTGGGTTCGCGGAATATGCGGCGCGCGAGATCGGCTGTTCCATCGTCGGACTGACCCTGTCTCCGGCCCAGCAGGCGTTCGCGGTCGAGCGGATGGCAAAGGCCGGCCTGTCCGACCGGGTCGAGATCCGGTTGCAGGACTATCGCGACACGGCCGAGACCTTCGACCGCATCGTCTCCATCGAGATGTTCGAGGCGGTCGGCGAGCAGTGGTGGCCGACCTATTTCAAGGTGGTGCGCGATCGGCTGGTGCCCGGCGGACGGGCGGGATTGCAGATCATCACCATCCGCGAGAACCTGTTCGAGGCCTATCGGCGCGAGGTCGACTTCATCCAGAAATACGTCTTCCCCGGCGGGATGCTGCCGTCCGAGCCGCGCCTGAACCAGGAGACGGCGGCGCAAGGGCTGGTGACCACTGAGACGCGGCGTTTCGGCGCCGACTACGCCCGCACCCTGGCCCTGTGGCTCAAGCGGTTCGACGAGACCCACAGCGGCATGGACGCGACCTTCGACCGGCTGTGGCGGTTCTACCTCGCCTATTGCGAGGCGGGGTTCTCTACGGGCCGAACCGACGTGGTTCAGGTGTCGCTGGTGCGGCCGAACTGA
- a CDS encoding DUF1365 family protein, producing the protein MTQAGTRSGLYAGTVFHRRTRPRVHALQYRVFMLLLDLDEWDGLVKRLRWLGADRFGLMTLRASDFGDRSETPLKTQIATRLAEAGIEGGGPVQLLTMPRILGYGFNPLSVFFCHAVDGRLSAILYEVSNTFGGRHAYLMPVEQTAGAVRQSVDKAFHVSPFMDMDLAYRFAVTPPTGVPGEAASVAITVEDAQGPILFTAFHAHRAEITDRNLLAAWIGHPLLTLKVIAGIHWEAVRLLLKGLRLRGGVTPAYPVTVGAVSEPRGHHA; encoded by the coding sequence ATGACCCAGGCGGGCACACGCTCGGGCCTCTATGCCGGTACGGTGTTCCACCGCCGGACCCGTCCGCGCGTCCATGCCCTGCAATACCGCGTCTTCATGCTGCTGCTCGACCTCGACGAATGGGACGGGCTGGTGAAGCGTCTGCGCTGGCTCGGCGCGGATCGGTTCGGCCTGATGACCCTGCGCGCCTCCGACTTCGGCGACCGCTCCGAGACGCCGCTGAAGACCCAGATCGCGACCCGCCTGGCCGAGGCCGGGATCGAGGGCGGCGGCCCGGTCCAGCTGCTGACCATGCCCCGCATCCTGGGCTACGGCTTCAATCCGCTCAGCGTCTTCTTCTGCCACGCCGTGGACGGCCGGTTGAGCGCCATCCTGTACGAGGTGTCCAACACCTTCGGCGGTCGCCATGCCTATCTGATGCCGGTCGAGCAGACCGCCGGCGCGGTACGCCAGTCCGTGGACAAGGCCTTTCACGTCTCGCCCTTCATGGACATGGACCTGGCCTATCGCTTCGCCGTGACCCCGCCGACCGGCGTGCCCGGCGAGGCCGCCAGTGTCGCCATCACGGTCGAGGACGCCCAGGGGCCGATCCTCTTCACCGCCTTCCATGCGCACCGGGCCGAGATCACCGACCGCAACCTGCTGGCCGCCTGGATCGGCCATCCGTTGCTCACGTTGAAGGTCATCGCCGGCATCCACTGGGAGGCGGTGCGGCTGCTGCTCAAGGGCCTGCGCCTGCGCGGCGGCGTCACCCCCGCCTATCCAGTCACGGTCGGTGCCGTCTCCGAACCCCGAGGTCACCATGCGTAA